One window of Perca flavescens isolate YP-PL-M2 chromosome 6, PFLA_1.0, whole genome shotgun sequence genomic DNA carries:
- the LOC114557302 gene encoding neural cell adhesion molecule L1 has protein sequence MIPPLTEGQQSTLSCTAPGLCSGSVPEISWTWRGAGEKDSHITGNITASRTENLTAVTQRHSSTLTFNSSAEHHGTNVSCKVSFTNNITTEETVTLNVTWFSTVLKNSGCEVQSEVLTCVCISEGFPLPTITWPLLKNHAEYSVITTVSHHTVNSTVTLTVKDHSNTSVECVSSNQNGEVKANLIIQLEMSEQPAREDIISSASCVVTLVGDGPSAWAVVAVVSLIVNVISIILLMLLWNTRKKVKPNQEDRTYMSLRKTDLSPEYDVIAQPPN, from the exons ATGATTCCTCCTCTGACAGAGGGACAGCAGAGCACACTGAGCTGCACTGCTCCTGGTCTCTGCTCTGGATCTGTTCCTGAAATCAGCTGGACGTGGAGAGGAGCAGGAGAGAAGGACTCTCACAtcacaggaaacatcactgcttcCAGGACTGAGAATCTGACTGCTGTCACTCAGAGACACAGCTCAACCCTGACCTTTAACTCTTCAGCTGAACACCACGGCACCAATGTCAGCTGTAAGGTCAGCTTCACCAACAACATCACTACAGAGGAGACTGTCACTCTGAATGTGACCT GGTTTTCAACGGTCTTAAAAAACTCTGGATGTGAGGTTCAGTCGGAGGTTCTGACCTGTGTGTGCATCAGTGAAGGGTTTCCTTTACCCACCATCACATGGCCGCTGTTGAAGAACCATGCTGAGTACTCTGTCATCACCACGGTGTCACACCACACAGTCAACAGCACCGTCACCCTAACTGTAAAAGACCACAGCAACACTTCTGTTGAGTGTGTCAGCAGCAATCAAAATGGAGAAGTAAAAGCAAACCTCATCATCCAATTAGAGATGTCAGAACAACCGG ccagagaggacattatttcttcagcttcttgtGTTGTCACCCTGGTGGGAG ATGGACCCAGTGCATGGGCTGTCGTTGCTGTTGTATCTCTCATTGTGAATGTCATCTCCATTATCCTCTTGATGTTGCTGTG GAACACACGAAAAAAGGTGAAACCAAATCAAGAGGACAGGACTTACATGTCATTGCGGAAAACCGACCTATCACCAGAGTATGATGTCATTGCCCAACCTCCTAACTAA